The following are encoded together in the Pseudoxanthomonas sp. YR558 genome:
- a CDS encoding GntR family transcriptional regulator — MDTDLLLSPHSITPMYAQIMEQVIAKVMAGEWKAGAPLPSIRELAAGSRVSVITVKRAYLELERAGVIVTRQGKGSFVAETLDATQTLAAQEFQSQLAGMLEAARKLGLDARQVLDRVEQALSSEPAMPKPTNPDRRTPE, encoded by the coding sequence ATGGATACCGATCTGCTGCTGTCGCCGCATTCGATCACGCCGATGTACGCGCAGATCATGGAGCAGGTGATCGCCAAGGTGATGGCGGGGGAGTGGAAGGCCGGTGCGCCTCTCCCGTCCATCCGCGAGCTGGCGGCGGGTAGCCGGGTCAGCGTGATCACGGTCAAGCGCGCGTACCTGGAGCTGGAACGCGCCGGCGTGATCGTCACTCGCCAGGGCAAGGGCTCGTTCGTCGCCGAAACCCTGGACGCGACACAGACGCTGGCCGCGCAGGAATTCCAATCCCAACTGGCCGGCATGCTGGAGGCGGCCAGGAAGCTCGGGCTCGACGCGCGACAGGTCCTCGATCGCGTCGAGCAAGCGCTGTCCAGCGAGCCTGCCATGCCGAAGCCCACGAATCCCGACCGAAGGACACCCGAATGA
- a CDS encoding ABC transporter ATP-binding protein yields the protein MTPAIALEGVRKQYDAFALHDIDLELPEGQVMGLVGVNGAGKSTLLRMLMGLVRADGGNVEVLGQSMPQAQVAVKRDIGYASDDMRLYRGQTLRWHMDFVRSIYPGWDEAYAQDLLTRFDLRPQQALGGFSHGQRVKALLLLIFARHPRLLLLDEPTTGLDPVARGEVLDALADVLRDEARSILFSSHNTADIEQIADSITFLHGGRVVASRDKESFLDGWRRILCRGEGVDAIRRLPGVASVRDSAPLVEVKTGAFDAGTLPALQALGFAIESVEPMALEDIFVTTVRGGHNA from the coding sequence ATGACACCCGCCATCGCGCTCGAAGGCGTGCGCAAGCAGTACGACGCATTCGCCTTGCACGATATCGACCTCGAACTTCCCGAGGGCCAGGTCATGGGCCTCGTGGGCGTCAATGGCGCAGGAAAATCCACGCTGCTGCGCATGCTGATGGGGCTGGTCCGTGCCGATGGCGGCAACGTCGAGGTGCTCGGCCAGTCGATGCCGCAGGCCCAGGTCGCGGTGAAGCGCGATATCGGTTACGCCTCCGACGATATGCGCCTGTACCGCGGGCAGACGCTGCGCTGGCACATGGATTTCGTCCGCAGCATCTATCCCGGCTGGGACGAAGCCTATGCGCAGGACCTGCTGACGCGTTTCGACCTGCGGCCGCAGCAGGCGCTGGGCGGCTTTTCGCACGGGCAGCGGGTCAAGGCGCTGCTGTTGCTGATCTTCGCGCGCCATCCGCGCTTGCTGTTGCTGGATGAGCCGACCACCGGCCTGGACCCGGTCGCGCGCGGGGAGGTGCTGGACGCGCTGGCCGACGTGCTGCGCGATGAGGCGCGTTCGATCCTGTTCTCCTCGCACAACACCGCCGACATCGAGCAGATCGCCGATTCCATCACCTTCCTGCATGGCGGTCGGGTCGTCGCTTCGCGCGACAAGGAATCCTTCCTCGACGGCTGGCGGCGGATCCTGTGCCGCGGCGAAGGGGTGGACGCGATCCGCCGGCTGCCGGGCGTGGCCTCGGTCCGCGACAGCGCGCCCCTGGTCGAAGTGAAGACCGGCGCGTTCGATGCCGGCACGCTGCCCGCGCTGCAGGCGCTCGGGTTCGCCATCGAATCGGTCGAGCCGATGGCGCTGGAAGACATCTTCGTCACCACCGTCCGCGGAGGGCACAACGCATGA